The following proteins are encoded in a genomic region of Fibrobacter sp. UWH6:
- a CDS encoding tandem-95 repeat protein, which translates to MKRKNWSVAALLASTGLLASVGVIAQEAGSGNAAAVENNAPSVMGIPGESINEGGKFAPIKLDSYVSDDMDKPNQLKWSVSGNKKLKVSISPERVATIETPDQYWNGNEDITFAATDTKGAIGSETVNFNVESVNNPPVVAQIPDQTIDEGKQFTKIKLDDFVTDPDHPKNQMLWEFDIQPNGKDQADGDLNVEIDPNRVATVVIPDPNWYGSAKIKFTATDGEYASDSKTAVFTVKPINDAPVMQKIPDQTIDEKNEFESISLTDFVSDVDDDVAKLKWTVEGGKDLKVEIDKYGTANVKIPNEFWNGSETFIFKATDAAGASASAKVTFTVKSINDAPEFVQDVPEQTIDEKQEFKPIELDKLIKDPDHSFEQLKWTISGTKDLKVVLNGKTATIKIPNKLWNGSESIKFKACDPEGACAESENTFTVNSVNDVPVLVKAIPNQTIDEKKLFAKIKLDEFVKDADHKNSELSWEADVKHQGKEPESGTLSVNIDDSRVASIEIPDTYWNGTAVVTFTCTDPDGASVKQDVTLSVKSINDLPVFKKIPDQTIEEKNEFSSIVLDEYLSDADHDISKLKVEITGNKDIKVNLNNKTREVSFKTPSELWNGSETLTFSATDPEGGVAKTQMKLTVKSINDPPVMKDIPEQTIKEKEQFKVVELDKYVDDLDHSKDKLKWTITGNRELKVAVDGNRVMKVTPPSPQWNGSETLTIKVTDPEGATDERSVAYTVESVNDVPEFVKQIAPQTIKEKGQFTPVKLGEMVRDLDHKLSDLTFSVDVKSTIKGKEPGLTVEIDAQQVAKIVIPNKLWNGADEISFTATDPEGAKATSKAVFTVQSVNDVPVLKKIPDQMIDEKMEFASINLAELASDADHAFGQLKWDVAGAKALKVNIDKSGIATVKAPSPLWNGSEKLTFTVTDPEGASAKSDAVFTVKSINDPPVMKDIAGQTIKEKGEFKTIELDKFVEDLDHDKSKLKWTVSGNKDLKVAIDAKHVATITTPNKYWNGSEAITFTVTDPEGAADKRTVNFTVESVNDLPVFTKPIKDQTIPEKREFAIINLNDIVNDPDHKADQLTWSFDVKPKAKGATPALKVSVDGQRMAKIVIPDKYWNGAEEITFKVEDPDGGKATCTALFTVQSVNDAPTIGQIKDQTIDEKQQFADFDLAAIVKDPDHAFDKLKIDVAGAKDLKVTVGKDGKVSVKTPNVLWNGSEKLTFTVTDPEGASAKATAAFTVKSINDAPVMKDIADQTIKEKGSFKSFNLDNYVEDLDHPKNKLKWKIEGAKELKVAMDASHNVSITQPNPFWHGSEKIKFSVVDPEGAADSREVTFTVESVNDAPVFVKELKDQSIDEKKQFQTIKLDDLVNDPDHKKADLKWSFDVKPVKAGAPAAKGKKAAKAEEVPAGETLSVKVDKGEGGARVATVVIPNKYWNGAADITFTVTDPEGAKAVKTARYEVRSINDPPKISEKAPKGETIKENGVFKTIDLSTLASDPDHKTTQLKWSVSGNKGLKVDLRKDNTAIVSVPNDQWNGKETIAFTVTDPEGASATHKMIFEVTRVNDAPVFVKKIADQKIKEKQQFAQIKLDEYVKDPDNKPSELKWTVSGNKKLKAEINGSRILTVSAPDPYFWCKPEMLVIQVTDPDGATTSTTATFEITSVNDAPVMKDIPAQKIKEKGQFKEIDLNKFVKDPDHKLEDLTWTVKVAKVGAAAPAPAKKPAKKPAKKGKKGAKVEEEPEAPAPEPVDEFQVEIDNKNIARIKIADKYWNGERNVTFTVTDPEGAKDSKTVNFLVESVNDAPAIAPIPTQTIKEKESFQPIDLTKFVSDPDHKIEQLKFELAPTRALKASINAKKQLIVSTPDKYWNGTEKIKLDVFDPEGAKATQQLTFEVTPVNDPPVISKVAGQKIKEKEKFQVVDLSKSATDPDNKPNELHWSVSGNKELKVDIKGNRANVITPNPNWFGKETLTFTVKDIAGASASTKATFEVTPVNDPPVLKPVQPFVIEEKKQFAPFDFSKVVSDPDNKLEELVWTLDNETPASKAAKNAPAKKGKKAKGAAVEAVKHDLIFNIDDKGVLTVEIPDKYWNGTETVNVNVFDPAGEKATIPVKFTVKPVNDPPVVKEIPGQETLEGKSFKAIKLDNYVTDPDHKVHEIKWKVTGAKNLAVEISGGREAVIRPKKQDWFGEETLVFTAQDPAGGMDKTVAKFVVKHVNAAPIMRDIPDFTIKENDNKGVVGKIKLDQYARDKDHRFDELKWTFTGNKFLTVKYDKNAKTAIVAMPHEHWKGKPERITFTVTDPEGAKASKSALFTVIPVNNAPEASNQTYMTQEGDELKVSASEGLMSGVNDPDGEKPVSVQIVQKPRNGKINLNEKDGSFTYMPNKGFSGLDEFTFKVKDPGGLYSKVATAEINVSFKMQDLRGGKKAEAKKEEPKEDNKPAKGKKKGKKK; encoded by the coding sequence ATGAAACGAAAAAACTGGTCTGTAGCAGCTCTGCTTGCTTCAACCGGACTACTGGCCTCGGTCGGCGTAATTGCTCAAGAAGCTGGTTCTGGTAATGCAGCCGCTGTCGAAAATAACGCTCCTTCCGTGATGGGTATTCCTGGTGAATCCATTAACGAAGGTGGCAAATTTGCACCGATTAAGTTGGATAGCTACGTATCCGACGATATGGATAAGCCGAACCAGCTGAAGTGGTCCGTCTCCGGCAACAAGAAGCTGAAGGTGTCCATTTCTCCGGAACGCGTGGCAACCATCGAAACACCCGATCAGTACTGGAACGGCAACGAAGACATTACCTTCGCCGCTACTGATACTAAGGGCGCAATCGGTTCTGAAACTGTAAACTTCAATGTTGAATCCGTGAACAATCCTCCGGTGGTGGCTCAGATTCCTGACCAGACCATCGACGAAGGTAAGCAGTTCACCAAGATCAAGCTTGATGACTTCGTTACTGACCCCGACCATCCGAAGAATCAGATGCTTTGGGAATTCGATATCCAGCCCAATGGCAAGGATCAGGCCGATGGCGACCTGAACGTGGAAATCGACCCGAACCGCGTTGCCACTGTGGTGATCCCGGACCCCAACTGGTATGGTTCCGCAAAGATCAAGTTCACTGCAACTGATGGTGAATACGCCAGCGATTCCAAGACCGCTGTGTTCACTGTGAAGCCCATTAACGATGCTCCGGTCATGCAGAAGATTCCTGACCAGACCATCGATGAAAAGAATGAATTCGAATCCATCAGCCTCACTGATTTCGTGAGCGACGTTGATGACGATGTCGCCAAGCTGAAGTGGACTGTCGAAGGTGGTAAGGACCTGAAGGTCGAAATCGACAAGTACGGTACCGCCAACGTCAAGATCCCGAATGAATTCTGGAACGGCTCTGAAACCTTTATCTTCAAGGCAACCGACGCTGCCGGTGCTTCCGCTAGCGCTAAGGTAACCTTCACCGTTAAGTCCATTAACGATGCTCCTGAATTTGTTCAAGATGTTCCTGAACAGACCATCGATGAAAAGCAGGAATTCAAGCCCATCGAACTGGACAAGCTGATCAAGGATCCGGACCACTCTTTCGAACAACTTAAGTGGACCATTTCTGGTACTAAGGACCTGAAGGTTGTTCTGAATGGCAAGACCGCTACTATCAAGATTCCGAACAAACTCTGGAACGGTAGCGAATCCATCAAGTTCAAGGCTTGCGACCCCGAAGGCGCATGCGCTGAATCCGAAAATACCTTCACCGTTAACTCTGTGAACGACGTTCCTGTTCTGGTCAAGGCTATCCCCAACCAGACCATTGACGAAAAGAAGCTGTTCGCCAAGATCAAGCTTGACGAATTCGTGAAGGATGCCGACCACAAGAATTCCGAACTGTCCTGGGAAGCTGATGTTAAGCATCAGGGCAAGGAACCGGAATCTGGTACCCTCAGCGTGAACATCGATGATTCTCGCGTGGCTTCCATCGAAATCCCGGATACCTACTGGAACGGTACTGCAGTGGTGACCTTCACCTGCACCGACCCGGATGGCGCTTCTGTCAAGCAGGATGTGACTTTGTCTGTGAAGTCCATCAACGACCTGCCTGTATTCAAGAAGATTCCTGACCAGACTATCGAAGAAAAGAACGAATTCTCTTCTATCGTTCTGGACGAATATCTGTCTGACGCTGACCACGATATTTCCAAGCTCAAGGTTGAAATTACCGGCAACAAGGATATCAAGGTCAACCTGAATAACAAGACTCGCGAAGTTTCTTTCAAGACCCCCAGCGAACTCTGGAACGGTTCTGAAACTCTGACCTTCTCTGCAACCGACCCCGAAGGCGGCGTTGCTAAGACTCAGATGAAGCTCACCGTGAAGTCCATCAACGATCCTCCTGTCATGAAGGATATCCCGGAACAGACCATCAAGGAAAAGGAACAGTTCAAGGTTGTTGAACTGGATAAGTATGTTGATGATCTGGACCACTCCAAGGATAAGCTGAAGTGGACCATCACCGGTAACCGCGAACTTAAGGTTGCTGTTGACGGTAACCGCGTTATGAAGGTAACTCCTCCGTCTCCGCAGTGGAACGGTTCCGAAACTCTCACCATCAAGGTGACTGACCCGGAAGGCGCTACCGATGAACGCTCTGTGGCTTACACTGTTGAATCCGTGAACGACGTTCCCGAATTCGTAAAGCAGATTGCTCCGCAGACCATCAAGGAAAAGGGCCAGTTCACTCCGGTCAAGCTGGGTGAAATGGTTCGTGACCTGGACCACAAGCTTAGCGACCTGACCTTCTCTGTTGATGTCAAGTCTACTATCAAGGGCAAGGAACCTGGCCTCACTGTTGAAATCGACGCTCAGCAGGTTGCCAAGATCGTTATCCCCAACAAGCTCTGGAACGGTGCCGATGAAATCTCCTTCACCGCCACTGACCCGGAAGGCGCAAAGGCTACCTCTAAGGCCGTCTTTACCGTTCAGTCTGTAAACGATGTGCCGGTTCTCAAGAAGATTCCGGACCAGATGATCGACGAAAAGATGGAATTCGCTTCTATCAACCTGGCTGAACTCGCTTCTGACGCTGACCATGCCTTTGGCCAGTTGAAGTGGGATGTTGCCGGTGCCAAGGCACTTAAGGTTAATATCGACAAGTCCGGTATCGCTACTGTTAAGGCTCCGTCTCCGCTGTGGAACGGTTCCGAAAAGCTGACCTTCACCGTTACTGACCCTGAAGGTGCTTCTGCCAAGAGCGACGCTGTGTTCACCGTGAAGTCCATCAACGATCCTCCTGTCATGAAGGATATTGCTGGCCAGACCATCAAGGAAAAGGGTGAATTCAAGACCATCGAACTGGATAAGTTCGTTGAAGACCTTGACCACGATAAGTCTAAGCTGAAGTGGACTGTTTCCGGCAACAAGGACCTGAAGGTTGCTATTGACGCAAAGCATGTGGCTACCATTACCACTCCCAACAAGTACTGGAATGGTTCCGAAGCTATCACCTTCACCGTTACTGACCCTGAAGGTGCCGCTGACAAGCGTACCGTCAACTTCACTGTTGAATCTGTAAATGACCTGCCCGTATTCACCAAGCCCATTAAGGATCAGACCATTCCTGAAAAGCGTGAATTCGCAATCATTAACCTGAACGATATCGTAAACGATCCGGACCACAAGGCCGATCAGCTCACCTGGTCCTTCGATGTCAAGCCCAAGGCCAAGGGTGCTACCCCGGCTCTGAAGGTGTCTGTTGATGGCCAGCGTATGGCTAAGATCGTTATTCCGGACAAGTACTGGAATGGTGCCGAAGAAATCACCTTCAAGGTGGAAGACCCGGATGGCGGCAAGGCTACCTGCACCGCTCTGTTCACCGTTCAGTCTGTGAACGACGCTCCGACTATCGGTCAGATCAAGGATCAGACCATCGACGAAAAGCAGCAGTTTGCTGACTTCGACCTGGCTGCAATCGTTAAGGATCCGGACCACGCATTCGACAAGCTCAAGATTGATGTTGCCGGTGCTAAGGACCTCAAGGTTACTGTTGGCAAGGACGGCAAGGTTTCTGTGAAGACTCCGAACGTTCTGTGGAACGGTTCCGAAAAGCTGACCTTCACCGTTACTGACCCGGAAGGTGCATCTGCCAAGGCTACGGCTGCATTTACCGTGAAGTCCATTAACGATGCTCCGGTCATGAAGGATATTGCTGACCAGACTATCAAGGAAAAGGGCTCCTTCAAGTCCTTCAACCTGGATAACTATGTTGAAGATCTTGACCACCCGAAGAACAAGCTGAAGTGGAAGATCGAAGGTGCTAAGGAACTGAAGGTTGCTATGGATGCAAGCCACAACGTTTCTATCACCCAGCCCAACCCGTTCTGGCACGGTTCTGAAAAGATCAAGTTCTCTGTCGTTGACCCTGAAGGTGCTGCAGATAGCCGTGAAGTGACCTTCACCGTTGAATCTGTAAACGACGCTCCTGTCTTTGTTAAGGAACTGAAGGATCAGTCCATTGACGAAAAGAAGCAGTTCCAGACCATCAAGCTGGACGACCTGGTTAACGATCCTGACCACAAGAAGGCTGATCTGAAGTGGTCCTTCGACGTGAAGCCGGTTAAGGCTGGTGCTCCTGCTGCCAAGGGCAAGAAGGCTGCAAAGGCTGAAGAAGTTCCTGCAGGTGAAACCCTGTCCGTTAAGGTGGACAAGGGCGAAGGTGGCGCTCGCGTTGCTACCGTCGTTATCCCCAATAAGTACTGGAATGGTGCTGCAGACATTACCTTCACCGTTACTGACCCTGAAGGCGCAAAGGCTGTAAAGACCGCACGCTACGAAGTTCGTTCTATTAACGATCCTCCGAAGATTTCTGAAAAGGCCCCGAAGGGTGAAACCATTAAGGAAAATGGTGTATTCAAGACCATCGACCTTTCTACTCTCGCTTCTGACCCGGATCACAAGACCACTCAGCTGAAGTGGAGCGTGTCTGGCAACAAGGGTCTGAAGGTTGACCTCCGTAAGGACAATACCGCTATTGTTTCTGTTCCCAATGACCAGTGGAACGGCAAGGAAACTATCGCATTCACCGTTACCGACCCTGAAGGTGCATCTGCAACTCATAAGATGATCTTCGAAGTGACCCGCGTGAACGACGCTCCGGTCTTCGTCAAGAAGATTGCCGACCAGAAGATCAAGGAAAAGCAGCAGTTCGCCCAGATCAAGCTTGACGAATACGTTAAGGATCCGGACAACAAGCCCAGCGAACTGAAGTGGACCGTTTCTGGCAACAAGAAGCTGAAGGCTGAAATCAATGGTAGCCGCATTCTTACCGTTAGCGCTCCGGATCCGTATTTCTGGTGCAAGCCTGAAATGCTGGTTATCCAGGTCACTGACCCGGATGGTGCAACTACCTCTACTACCGCTACCTTCGAAATCACTTCTGTGAACGATGCTCCTGTCATGAAGGACATCCCGGCTCAGAAGATCAAGGAAAAGGGCCAGTTCAAGGAAATCGATCTTAACAAGTTCGTTAAGGATCCGGACCACAAGCTGGAAGACCTGACTTGGACCGTTAAGGTTGCCAAGGTTGGCGCTGCTGCTCCTGCTCCTGCCAAGAAGCCGGCTAAGAAGCCTGCTAAGAAGGGCAAGAAGGGTGCTAAGGTTGAAGAAGAACCGGAAGCACCGGCACCGGAACCGGTTGACGAATTCCAGGTGGAAATCGACAACAAGAACATTGCTCGTATCAAGATTGCTGATAAGTACTGGAATGGTGAACGTAACGTGACCTTCACTGTTACTGACCCTGAAGGTGCTAAGGACTCCAAGACCGTTAACTTCCTGGTTGAATCTGTGAACGATGCTCCGGCTATCGCTCCGATTCCGACCCAGACCATCAAGGAAAAGGAATCCTTCCAGCCCATCGACCTGACCAAGTTCGTTTCTGATCCTGACCATAAGATTGAACAGCTGAAGTTCGAACTGGCTCCGACCCGCGCTCTCAAGGCTTCTATCAATGCCAAGAAGCAGCTGATTGTTTCTACTCCGGATAAGTACTGGAACGGTACCGAAAAGATCAAGCTCGACGTCTTTGACCCGGAAGGTGCAAAGGCTACCCAGCAGCTGACCTTCGAAGTGACCCCGGTTAACGATCCTCCGGTAATCAGCAAGGTTGCTGGTCAGAAGATCAAGGAAAAGGAAAAGTTCCAGGTTGTTGACCTGTCCAAGTCTGCAACTGACCCGGATAACAAGCCCAATGAACTCCACTGGTCTGTTTCTGGCAACAAGGAACTGAAGGTTGATATCAAGGGTAACCGTGCTAACGTCATTACCCCGAACCCCAACTGGTTCGGTAAGGAAACCCTGACCTTCACCGTTAAGGATATCGCAGGTGCCTCTGCTTCTACTAAGGCTACCTTCGAAGTGACCCCGGTGAACGATCCTCCTGTTCTGAAGCCTGTTCAGCCCTTCGTCATCGAAGAAAAGAAGCAGTTTGCTCCCTTCGACTTCAGCAAGGTTGTAAGCGATCCGGATAACAAGCTGGAAGAACTGGTTTGGACTCTGGATAACGAAACTCCGGCTTCCAAGGCTGCCAAGAATGCTCCGGCAAAGAAGGGCAAGAAGGCCAAGGGTGCTGCTGTTGAAGCTGTTAAGCATGACCTGATCTTCAACATTGACGACAAGGGTGTGCTGACTGTTGAAATTCCGGACAAGTACTGGAATGGTACCGAAACTGTGAATGTGAACGTCTTTGACCCGGCTGGCGAAAAGGCTACCATTCCTGTGAAGTTCACCGTGAAGCCCGTAAACGATCCTCCTGTCGTGAAGGAAATTCCTGGCCAGGAAACTCTGGAAGGTAAGTCCTTCAAGGCTATCAAGCTGGATAACTACGTTACCGACCCCGACCACAAGGTTCATGAAATCAAGTGGAAGGTTACCGGTGCCAAGAACCTGGCTGTTGAAATTTCTGGTGGTCGCGAAGCTGTGATCCGCCCGAAGAAGCAGGATTGGTTCGGCGAAGAAACCCTCGTCTTTACCGCTCAGGATCCGGCTGGTGGCATGGACAAGACTGTTGCCAAGTTCGTTGTTAAGCATGTGAATGCTGCTCCGATCATGCGCGACATTCCTGACTTCACCATCAAGGAAAATGACAACAAGGGCGTTGTGGGTAAGATCAAGCTTGACCAGTATGCCCGCGATAAGGACCATCGCTTCGACGAACTGAAGTGGACCTTCACTGGCAACAAGTTCCTGACTGTCAAGTATGACAAGAACGCTAAGACCGCTATTGTTGCTATGCCGCACGAACACTGGAAGGGCAAGCCGGAACGCATTACCTTCACCGTCACTGACCCTGAAGGCGCAAAGGCTAGCAAGTCCGCTCTGTTCACCGTGATCCCCGTGAACAACGCTCCGGAAGCAAGCAACCAGACTTACATGACCCAGGAAGGCGATGAACTTAAGGTTTCCGCTTCTGAAGGCCTGATGTCCGGTGTGAATGACCCCGATGGCGAAAAGCCGGTGTCTGTTCAGATTGTCCAGAAGCCGCGCAATGGTAAGATCAACCTGAATGAAAAGGATGGTTCCTTCACCTATATGCCGAACAAGGGCTTCTCCGGTCTCGATGAATTCACCTTCAAGGTGAAGGATCCGGGTGGACTCTACTCCAAGGTCGCAACTGCTGAAATTAACGTAAGTTTCAAGATGCAGGACCTCCGCGGCGGCAAGAAGGCCGAAGCAAAGAAGGAAGAACCCAAGGAAGACAACAAGCCGGCCAAGGGTAAGAAGAAGGGCAAGAAGAAGTAA